Proteins encoded in a region of the Zea mays cultivar B73 chromosome 2, Zm-B73-REFERENCE-NAM-5.0, whole genome shotgun sequence genome:
- the LOC118476453 gene encoding LOW QUALITY PROTEIN: potassium transporter 22 (The sequence of the model RefSeq protein was modified relative to this genomic sequence to represent the inferred CDS: inserted 1 base in 1 codon) — MPQQAVLVGLTAGMVAAEGKAAGNKTMMQKQQASSCCSDRDQDMADLELALEAVVPVSVQRQDSLYRDATRAGGGGQQQHEGWARTLRLAFQCVGVLYGDIGTSPLYVYSSTFAGGIRDTDDLLGVLSLIIYSFLLFTIIKYVYIALRANDDGDGGTLALYSLISRHAKVSLVPNHQPEDELQTTDAAAAVLGKHGSVRRRTVQLAASHGREQRAVWVKELLETSKPVRISLFFLTIVATAMVISDACLTPAISVLSAVGGLKEKAPNLTTDQIVWITVGILVLLFAVQRFGTHKVGYLFAPVSSXWLLLIGGVGVYNLLRHDVTVLRAFNPKYILDYFRRNGRDAWVSLGGVLLCFTGTEALFADLGYFSIRSIQLSFGFGLVPAVLLAYIGQAAFLRRYPEQVSNAFYQSTPESIFWPTFVLALAASVIGSQAMISCAFATISHSQALGCFPRVKVLHTSRQYRGQLYIPEVNLLLALVACVVTLASKTTAVIAEAHGICVVLVMLITTLLLTLVMLLVWRVNAACVALFFAVFAAAESVYLSSVLYRFAHGGYIPVAMSAVLVAVMVLWHYVHVKRYKYELERTVSHESVVRDLLPRCRTVPGVGLFYTDLVQGIPPVFPHLVDKIPSIHAVLLFVSVKHLPVPHVDATERFLFRQVASSSESDTAAGPRVFRCVARYGYRDLLEEASDFAGSLVERLQYYIRDVNLYGVEHQQPGAKVSYPSSRCDSMILMARQRSSVMMLRQSSAASYYSSYAAAAETQQLQLARARSTSGAGGILLHSASERAEQLARARSTGIFAEEMLTPAESFSELSRMGSIGGGGMQAVKISLEEMARIEEEQRFIEREMEKGVVYILGESEVVARPHSSLLKKLLVNYAYAFLRNNCRQGEKMLAIPKSQLLKVGMSYEI, encoded by the exons ATGCCCCAGCAAGCAGTATTAGTTGGGTTGACGGCGGGCATGGTGGCGGCGGAGGGGAAGGCAGCTGGGAACAAGACGATGATGCAGAAGCAGCAGGCGAGCAGCTGCTGCTCGGACCGTGACCAGGACATGGCGGACCTGGAGCTGGCGCTTGAGGCGGTTGTTCCGGTGAGCGTGCAGCGGCAGGACTCGCTGTACAGGGACGCGAcgagggcgggcggcggcgggcaGCAGCAGCACGAAGGGTGGGCTCGGACTCTGAGGCTGGCCTTCCAGTGCGTGGGCGTCCTCTACGGCGACATCGGGACGTCGCCGCTGTACGTCTACTCGAGCACCTTCGCCGGCGGCATCCGGGACACCGACGACCTCCTGGGCGTGCTCTCCCTCATCATCTACAGCTTCCTCCTCTTCACCATCATCAAGTACGTCTACATCGCGCTCAGAGCAAACGACGACGGGGACG GCGGCACGTTGGCGCTCTACTCGCTCATCTCTCGCCACGCCAAGGTGAGCCTGGTGCCCAACCACCAGCCCGAGGACGAGCTGCAGACGacggacgccgccgccgccgtgctggGCAAGCACGGGAGCGTGCGGCGCCGGACCGTGCAGCTGGCGGCGTCgcacgggcgggagcagcgggcgGTGTGGGTGAAGGAGCTGCTAGAGACGAGCAAGCCCGTGCGCATCTCCCTCTTCTTCCTGACCATCGTGGCCACCGCCATGGTCATCAGCGACGCCTGCCTCACGCCCGCCATCTCCGTCCTCTCCGCCGTAGGGGGGCTCAAGGAGAAAGCGCCAAACCTCACCACAG ACCAGATCGTGTGGATCACTGTGGGCATCCTGGTGCTTCTGTTCGCCGTGCAGCGCTTCGGCACCCACAAGGTGGGCTACCTGTTCGCCCCCGTCTCCT TGTGGCTGCTCCTCATCGGCGGCGTGGGCGTGTACAACCTGCTCAGGCACGACGTCACCGTCCTCCGCGCCTTCAACCCCAAGTACATCCTGGACTACTTCCGGCGCAACGGCAGGGACGCCTGGGTCTCCCTCGGCGGCGTCCTCCTCTGCTTCACCGGCACCGAGGCGCTGTTCGCCGACCTCGGCTACTTCAGCATCCGCTCCATCCagctcagcttcggcttcggcctcGTCCCCGCCGTGCTGCTCGCCTACATCGGCCAGGCCGCCTTCCTCCGCCGGTACCCGGAGCAGGTGTCCAACGCCTTCTACCAGTCCACGCCCGAGTCCATCTTCTGGCCCACCTTCGTGCTGGCGCTGGCGGCGTCGGTCATCGGCAGCCAGGCCATGATCTCCTGCGCCTTCGCCACCATCTCCCACTCGCAGGCGCTGGGCTGCTTCCCGAGGGTCAAGGTGCTCCACACGTCGCGCCAGTACCGGGGCCAGCTCTACATCCCGGAGGTGAACTTGCTGCTCGCCCTCGTCGCCTGCGTCGTCACGCTCGCGTCCAAGACCACGGCCGTCATCGCCGAGGCGCACGGCATCTGCGTCGTCCTCGTCATGCTCATCACCACGCTGCTGCTCACCCTGGTCATGCTCCTGGTGTGGCGCGTCAACGCCGCCTGCGTCGCGCTCTTCTTCGCCGTCTTCGCCGCCGCCGAGTCCGTCTACCTCTCCTCCGTGCTCTACCGGTTCGCGCACGGCGGGTACATCCCCGTCGCCATGTCCGCGGTGCTGGTGGCCGTCATGGTGCTGTGGCACTACGTGCACGTGAAGCGGTACAAGTACGAGCTGGAGCGCACGGTGTCGCACGAGAGCGTGGTGCGGGACCTGCTGCCGCGCTGCCGCACCGTCCCCGGCGTCGGCCTCTTCTACACGGACCTGGTGCAGGGCATCCCGCCCGTGTTCCCGCACCTGGTGGACAAGATCCCGTCCATCCACGCCGTCCTGCTCTTCGTCTCCGTCAAGCACCTGCCGGTGCCGCACGTGGACGCAACGGAGCGCTTCCTCTTCAGGCAGGTGgcatcgtcgtcggagtcggacacaGCTGCAGGCCCACGGGTGTTCCGGTGCGTGGCGCGCTACGGCTACCGGGACCTGCTGGAGGAGGCCAGTGACTTCGCGGGCAGCCTGGTGGAGCGCCTCCAGTACTACATCCGCGACGTCAACCTCTACGGCGTGGAGCACCAGCAGCCGGGCGCCAAGGTGAGCTACCCGAGCTCGCGCTGCGACAGCATGATATTGATGGCGCGGCAGAGGTCGTCGGTCATGATGCTGCGGCAGTCGTCGGCGGCATCCTACTACTCGTCGTACGCAGCGGCAGCGGAGACCCAGCAGCTGCAGCTGGCGAGGGCCAGGTCCACGTCCGGGGCGGGGGGCATCCTCCTCCACTCGGCGTCGGAGAGGGCCGAGCAGCTGGCCCGCGCCAGGTCCACGGGCATCTTCGCGGAGGAGATGCTGACGCCGGCGGAGTCGTTCTCGGAGCTGTCGAGGATGGGGAGCATCGGCGGCGGAGGAATGCAGGCGGTGAAGATCAGCCTGGAGGAGATGGCGCGGATCGAGGAGGAGCAGCGGTTTATCGAGCGGGAGATGGAAAAGGGGGTGGTGTACATCCTCGGGGAGAGCGAGGTGGTGGCGCGGCCCCACTCGTCGCTGCTCAAGAAGCTGCTCGTCAACTACGCCTACGCCTTCCTGCGGAACAACTGCCGGCAGGGGGAGAAGATGCTCGCCATCCCCAAGTCGCAGCTGCTCAAGGTCGGCATGTCCTACGAGATCTGA